The genomic segment AGAGTGGAACTTCTATGATCGCAAAATCCAAATAGCTTTTTGCTAGTGCAGGATCATCTTCTGATGCACGAACTGGTGCTACCCACTGGTTACCGCGGTTTTGTAAGGGCACAAAGTCGCGTGCTACAAAGGCTGTTTTGGGAATAGTGGAAGTTTGTATTGACACAAAGGCGTTGCTTACATCAGTACGTAGCTTAAACAATTGAGGGTTAATATATTTCCCTAGACAAAATACCGTAGTTAAACTGTTGCCAATGCTAGCTTTATTAAACGGTGCATAGTCCTTCGGATTGCTCAAAGCAACGGCAATATGCAGGTTAGTCGCTAAATAAAGATAAAACGGTTCGCTCAGGTTATGTGTTCGCTTCGGTTTCTTTCAATCAATTAATCAACCAGTACCAAACACACGTCACTTGTTGTTGGCAAGCTGCATTGAAAAGCTCAAATCATACAGGTCGTGTAAAGCTTCTGACTTTTTGGGAATAGTATTAATGAGGTAATTAGTCTTTCACTCTTTACGTTTAACACCCCCCGCAGCTGTAACGGTTTTCAAAAGGAACTACAGCTATTTAGGGGAATTGCTACTAATAAAAGGGCAGGTAGCAGAGTTGACCTACGAACACGAAACGCAAATTAAACACTTAAGTTAGCTTAAGTCTAATATTTAAGTGAAAACAAGCCTTTTTGAATAAACACAGATAGTTGCAGAGGCAAAACTGACTTAAACATTCGCTTAAGTCAATTCAAGAAATAAGCAGTAAATGAGCGAATTATTTCTTTACTTCTTTTTTGAGTTTAGCCACAACCTTATGTTGTTTGCACGATAGTTTAAAGCAAACAAAAAACCACTAAGAAAAAACGAAAAAGAGGATGCTCAATTCCAATAACCACCAAACGGAGTGAAAGTGACCCAGACTAATACAAATAATGGAAATAGGCAACTCTGCCATGAAGAACACAATGAGCAAAACGTTGTATATGTCTTACAACTTCATCGCTCGGACTAGTGGTAAAACTTACCATGCTTCGGTTTTGGTAGTTGATTGTTCAGTTAACGAAGGTTGGTTGTGGATGAGGATTTGCCACAACTGCTTGGGGTGTTTGTGTACTGGGTATTGGGCTGCACAACGAACATTTGCAACTACTACCGGTCTGAGGTTGGTTTGGCTTTAGTTTCTGGTTTCACCACTATTGGTTATCTTTGTGGATTGCTGATTGAGTATCAGTTGGACTTGTGATCAAAAGGCCTTCAAGCCGCAAAAACTCTTCTTCTTGGTTAATGTTTTTGCGCCATGTTTCCAAGAATCCCAAAAAGACTAAGACAAAGATAAAGGCAATAACAACTAGGGCAATAACAAGGCTAATTGGCAGATAATATAGAAAAAACAGTGAAATAAAACCGAGTCAGATAATTAACGACACAACAAACAATCACAAATAACACTTGTGTAATTTTCGCGCTTTATTGAGATCACCAGTTTGAAGTTGATCAGTATTATTTTGTTCTTTGTTCTCCATTCAAAATTTTCCCTACATTATTTGTTATCTACTATCCTGTTTGAATTTCCAGATTTACGAACGCGTAATTTTAGCTAAGAGCTTTAAAAATAAGTCAAAAATGGAACTGTTAAACAGTTAAATTACAACAAAAAATAACCGTTACGAAACCATTGAACAGGACACATTTTCGCGATCAATAAACTTAATTAACTGGTCATTACTTTGTTGAATTTGCTCATACAAATGGGTGTGGTGTTGCTTGGCAAATTGGGTATAGTAATGGGTAGTATTGCGGTTGCCAAAGATTAAATCATAGGGCACACAGTTGTCCTTTACCGTCGCTGTAGTACTTTCATCAACTGGCAAGCGTAACAGTTGTACCAGAGTTTTTTCACCAGGTTTAGGGTCGGAATGACTAGCTACTGCAAAAAAGATGCCTGATATTTGTTGATCCTGATTGAAGACTAAACTACCAGAAGCGCCCCTGCGGATATACAAATCATTTAAGGCTAAGCCTTTACCATACTGTTCATAGGTTTGCTGATTAAACTTTTCGTCTAGTTGGTAATACTGGGCGGTCATACACGTGTGCTAGTGTATTGCCAGATGTTTGCCCCGTTTTATTCATTACCAAGGTTGGAATCTGACGCTATTTGTTCAAAGTTCAGAAGCTTTGGTTTTTAACTTTAATGCGGTCTTTAACCGGAACACTAGTTAAAGTGGCACCTGTTTGGTTAAAGTGAATCGCATCAATGTTACTCTCTAGTAAGGGATAACCGAGAGCAAAATAGGTGTCATTTTGTAAATCAGAAGATGACGTACTTGCAAACAAGTTTGTACTATCACCTAAGGCCTTATAGGTAGCAATGGCGGGTTTGATAAAGTTTTCCCATACTTGGTAATCCAACTTGTTGTTTAAGTACAAGGGTACTTCTAACACGGCAAAATCAGCATAAGGTTTTAAACCAACTTCCGGACAAATTTCATTTAAGGATTTCCAATGTTTATTGTCAAACCGATAATCAACAAAGTCCACCGCTGCATAAGCCATCTTTGGTAAAGCTGCTAGTTGGACATCAACAAATGCGTGTTTGACATTCGTGTACAGACCAAATAAACTGGGATCAGTGTATTTACCAATTCGAAAACTAGTGGTTAAATCTTGGGTATTATCGACTTGGTTATAAGGCGGGTAGTCGTGCGGGTTCTTTAAAGTGTCAGCGACATGGAAGTTAGTCGCTAAATAGGCAGTGAACTTATTTTCGTTTGTACTAGTATCCTTTCAATCAATTAACCAACCAGTCCCGTAAGTATTTCACCGTTGTGACGTTAAAGTTAACGAAAAGCTTAAGTTATAAAGCTGGTGGTAAAAGTCAGTTGGTTTGGGAACGGTATTAGTAGCCCACTTTGTTTGGTATTCAGCGCGCGGTACCTTTTCTAATTGCACAATCGTGGCACATCCACTAAGCGGTACGGCAAATAAACAAGACTAGCACTAACAGAAAAACGCCACATACACAAACCTAGACAATTTAATTTAAGTATTTTTTACCTTTGATTCGTTATCTACATATTTTAAACTAGGGTCTCGCGCAGATTTAATTTGCCCATAAAAGTGAGTGTTATTTTTTTTGCAAACTGGGCATAGTATTTTTTGGTATTGCTATTACCAAAGATTAAATCGTAAGCAACACTGTCTTTTTCTTCATTAAGAACACTTCGCGGTTTTCAGCGTAACAGCTGCGCTAGACCCCATTCTTGTGTTTCAGTGATTCTACTAGCAAAGTAAATGGCCACAATCTGTCGCTTGTTATTTAAGACTAAGGAACCCGAAGCGCCACGACTTAAACTACCATTAGTGATCCCAATTCCCTTGCCATACATTTGGTATTCTTTGCCACGAAACTGGCGATTAAACGGAAAGTTCTTGGTGTTATCATGGTTTCAAGCCCAGGTGCCACCATTAAACTTGTCACTTTTAATCCTACCCAAATGCGGTCCTTCTTCGTTAATTGTGGAAACAAAGGGCTGATCATTGGGTATTTGGGCTGTTTCACCAGGCACTGTTTTTTCTTTCCCGGTTTGGTTTACAAATAAAGTTGGCAGCTTTTTCGCTATGTAAGGATAGCCCAGTACATAATAATGACTATGTTTAAACTGGTCTAAAGTTGGGTAGGCAAAAATGTTTAAGCTATCACCTAACTGTTTGTAAGCTCTAATTGCTGGTTGGATGAAATGATCAAAAATTTGTCGGTCAGATGAATTATTGAGAAATAAAGGTAGTTCTAATACCGCAAAGTCAGCATAAGGATGAACTTCATCTTTATTTGGCTTAATTTGTACCTTTCATTGCTGTTCTCTTTGTTTTTTATTCTTTTGATCTTTGGATAAAGTGTAGTTCACAAAGTCATGTGCAATGAAAGCAGTTTTAGGAAGTACCGTTGGTTGTGCTGCTACAAAAGCTTGGGTAGAGTTGGGTAAGCCTAATTTGCTTGGTGCGACAAATTGTTTAACATCAGTGTATTTGCCAATTCTAAAATCAACGGTTCGCACAAAATTGATATCAAATTGGTTGTAAGGCGGATGATCTTCTCGGTTTTTTAAGGCCTGTATGACGTGTAAATTAGTAGCTAAGTAAACAGTAAATTTATTAGCTTTTTTATCTTTCTTGTCAACTTCCTTCCAGTCAATTAACCAACCCGTTCCGTGAATGGAACCAAAATCTATTTGACTTTTATCTTTCTCGGTTTTTTCAATTCTGTTAAAAAAACCTAAAGAAAAGGTTAAATCATAGTTGGCATGATCGATTTCTGCACTACCAGGAATATTGTTAATGTAATACCCTTCGAATTTATCAGGTTTTCGAAAGGCTGAACAAGCACTTAAAACAGTTAGTGCCAATAATCCACTAAGAAAACAAAAACGCTTGAGCGCAACTCACATAA from the Mycoplasmoides pneumoniae FH genome contains:
- a CDS encoding DUF31 family putative serine protease, whose protein sequence is MTAQYYQLDEKFNQQTYEQYGKGLALNDLYIRRGASGSLVFNQDQQISGIFFAVASHSDPKPGEKTLVQLLRLPVDESTTATVKDNCVPYDLIFGNRNTTHYYTQFAKQHHTHLYEQIQQSNDQLIKFIDRENVSCSMVS
- a CDS encoding DUF31 family protein, producing the protein MQLEKVPRAEYQTKWATNTVPKPTDFYHQLYNLSFSLTLTSQRWNTYGTGWLIDWKDTSTNENKFTAYLATNFHVADTLKNPHDYPPYNQVDNTQDLTTSFRIGKYTDPSLFGLYTNVKHAFVDVQLAALPKMAYAAVDFVDYRFDNKHWKSLNEICPEVGLKPYADFAVLEVPLYLNNKLDYQVWENFIKPAIATYKALGDSTNLFASTSSSDLQNDTYFALGYPLLESNIDAIHFNQTGATLTSVPVKDRIKVKNQSFWTLNK
- a CDS encoding MPN579 family protein encodes the protein MENKEQNNTDQLQTGDLNKARKLHKCYLWLFVVSLIIWLGFISLFFLYYLPISLVIALVVIAFIFVLVFLGFLETWRKNINQEEEFLRLEGLLITSPTDTQSAIHKDNQ
- a CDS encoding DUF31 family protein; translation: MWVALKRFCFLSGLLALTVLSACSAFRKPDKFEGYYINNIPGSAEIDHANYDLTFSLGFFNRIEKTEKDKSQIDFGSIHGTGWLIDWKEVDKKDKKANKFTVYLATNLHVIQALKNREDHPPYNQFDINFVRTVDFRIGKYTDVKQFVAPSKLGLPNSTQAFVAAQPTVLPKTAFIAHDFVNYTLSKDQKNKKQREQQWKVQIKPNKDEVHPYADFAVLELPLFLNNSSDRQIFDHFIQPAIRAYKQLGDSLNIFAYPTLDQFKHSHYYVLGYPYIAKKLPTLFVNQTGKEKTVPGETAQIPNDQPFVSTINEEGPHLGRIKSDKFNGGTWAWNHDNTKNFPFNRQFRGKEYQMYGKGIGITNGSLSRGASGSLVLNNKRQIVAIYFASRITETQEWGLAQLLRWKPRSVLNEEKDSVAYDLIFGNSNTKKYYAQFAKKITLTFMGKLNLRETLV